The following is a genomic window from Carassius carassius chromosome 24, fCarCar2.1, whole genome shotgun sequence.
GAGCAAAACTTCTTCAGACATTTTGACCGGACCATGTTCTGCTTGTGTGTTATCTGACattaatcaagattaatttgttctgacaatTTAACAGTTCTTCTCaaatttattaccattttctaaactagagcaaataaattGTGGTAATGTGTGAAATGTTGACGTCTGAGTAAAcattggtttgactgtatataaaGAATATGGATCATCTCAAATAACTGATCTACAGCGGTTTTCTCAGGCTGACTGCATAACAATAAACTATGGAAAACTAGAATATGGTGTAAATGCGGTTCTGTGAGTTGCTCACCATCCCGGTCTGATTATACGGTATCtgccacacacagacagatcCACAACTGTTGAACCCAAACGGCTTTTATCTCCAATCGGTCCACCGTCCACCACAACAGCCAGACTGGGCCACAGATCCTCAAACTCCTGCAGAACACCACCAGCACGTCAAACACAACCTGAAGCCCATCAAGAACAGATTCTGCGGTCTGTAGTTCTGTACTTACGCTAGCAGCTAGTGTACTGGTTTGTGTGCTGACGTTAGCACTGGTGAGAGCAAGAGGCTCGCTGCACATCTGACAGAGACGCCTCATGAACGGATGGTCTGGAATACGAACCCCTATGAGCTACAGCACATAAAACATTAGATGATACAGTCAACAAAAGATCTACACACACTGCATTAACTAAAggccccttgtgaaaaagaagtgtgcttaactgtattGAATGAGCACTTGTAGTGTACTGCAAAGCCTaaatttacaggtgcatcttaaattagaatgtcgtgggaaagttaatttcagtaattcaactcaaattgtgaaactcgtgtattaaacaaaaattcaatgcacacagactgaagtagtttaagtatttggttcttttaattgggatgatttttgctcacatttaacaaaaacccaccaattcctAAATATCTTAACATATTAGAATACTTCTtagaccaataataaaaaataaaataaaaaccattttagtgaattgttgaccTTCTGGAAAgcctcaattcggcatggcatggaggtgatcagtttgtggcactgaggtggtctggaaacccaggtttctttgacagtggccttcaggtcATCTGCATTGtgtggtctcttgtttctcatcttcctcttgacaatagcccatagattctccctgggtttcaggtctggtgagtttgccggccagtcaagcacaccaacaccatggtcatttaagcaacttttggcagtgtgggcaggtgccgaatcctgctggaaaatgaaatcagcatctacaaaaagctggtcagcagaaggaagcatgaaatggatcaacaccagcagatgacattacaccccaaatcatcacagactgtggaaacttaacactggacttgggCTATgactttgggaagtcgtggcctaatagttagagagtcggactcccaatcgaaaggttgtgagttcgagtcccgggccggcaggaattgtgggtggggggagtgcatgtacagttctctctccaccttcaataccacgacttaggtgcccttgagcaaggcatcgaacccccaactgctccccgggcgccgcagcataaatggctgcccactgctccgggtgtgtgctcacagtgtgtgtgtgtgtgttcactgctctgtgtgtgtgcatttcggatgggttaaacacagagcacaaattctgagtatgggtcaccatacttggctgaatgtcacatcactttcactttttcactttcacttctccacgcttcctccagactctaggaccttggtttccaaatgaaatacaaaacttgctctcatctgaaaagaggactttggaccactgagcaacagtccagtttttcttctccttagcccaggtaagacgcctccaatgttgtctgtggttcaggagtggctaaacaagaggaatacaacaactgtagccaaattccttgacacgtctgtatgacttgaccccagcctcagtccattccttgtgaatttcactcaaattgttgaatcgattttgcttgacaatcctcataaggctgcggttctctcggttggttgtgcatctttttcttccacacttttccttccagtcaactttctgttaacatgcttggatacagcactctgtgaacagccagcttctttggcaatgaatgtttgtggcttaccctccttgtgaagggtgtcaatgattgtcttctggacaactgtcagatcagcagtcttccccatgattgtgtagcctagtaaaccaaactgagagaccaattTGAAGGCTcatgaaacctttgcaggtgttttgagttgattagcatgtcaccatattctaatttgttaaatgtgagccaaaatcatcacagttaaaagaaccaaagacttaaactacttcagtctgtgcattgaattcatttaatactcaagtttcataatttgagttgaattactgaaataaatgaacttttccactaaattataatttattgagatgcacctgtatataattaaaaaaaatgttcttgcAGATATTAAAGGGTTACTCAACCCAAATTTTGTcaatcacttaccctcatgtcgttccaaacccgttaaagctttgtttatcttcggaacacaatataagatattttggatgaaaacaggtaggcttgtgactgtcccattgactgccaagtaaataacagtgtcaaggtccaggaaggtaagaaaagcatcatcagaatagtccatctgctatcagtgattcaaccgtaacgttatgaagcgaatCAAAGAAAAATTCTGCCAAACAACGAAcgcaaaaataacgactttattcaagaattcctctcctctgtgtttCTCCAAATCAGCGTAGACTCCGTGCTGCGCAGATGCTTTAAAACCCAAGTGTAAATACTCGTTAAGAAAAACTTATCCTTGTGGCGCAGCTGATACAGAAGCGTGCACGCCATCTGTGTACAGCTCAGATTTGCCATAATGGCGCTACACAAATTTAGAGAGACacaggagacaaattgttgaataaagctgttatttttgttttcttcgtggacaaaaagtattctcgtcgccttataatgttacagttgaatcaatggcagatggactattctgacgatgtccttcatactttcctggaccttgacacttatttatttggcagtctatgggacagtctcaagcagagatgtataaagtactagagacccagacttgagtaaaagtacaagtgctctatcaaaaaaatgacttgagtagaagttgaagtgctctttaaacACCACagttaagtagaagtactaaagtattcaacattttttgtacttaagtattgcaagtagtctatttgaaaattttctactcaagtactgaaagtaaaagtacaagtattgtgttatgtagttattaaagaaagttagtcaaaagtttgaacattgtttttactatttcaaatgattaacctaaaagacaaatcacaattcctttgactgtaagtttttgtaaacaaaaaacagattaaagggttagttcgcccaatttgcaaaattatgtcattaataacttaccttcatgttgtttcaaaaccgtaagacctccgtttatttttgaaacacagtttaagatattttagatttagtccgagagctctcagtccctccattgaagctgtgtgtacgatatattgtccatgtccagaaaggtaagaaaaacattatcaaagtagtccatgtgacatcagagggtcagttagaatattttgaagcatcgaaatacattttggtccaaaaataacaaaaactacgactttattcagcattgtcttctcttccgtgtcagtttgtgatatccggttcgcgaacgaatcactcgacgtaaccggatctttttgaaacagttcaccaaatcgaactgaatcgttttaaacagttcgcgtctccaattcgcattaatccacaaatgacttaagctgttaactttttttaatgtggctgacactccctctgagttaaaaaaaaacaatatcccggagtaattcatttactcaaacagtacactgactgaactgctgtgaagagagaactgaagatgaacaccgagccgagccagataacgaacaatagactgactcgttcacgagtcaagaacactgatctatatatataacttattatagatcagtggtcaagaaccgtttctgtcagacgtgtccgattcgagaaccgaggagctgatgatactgcgcatgtgtgattcagcgtgaagcagactgacacacagagcgtctgaaccgaactgattcttttggtgattgattctgaactgattctgtgctagtgttatgagcgcgagtaaaccgaaggcttgcagtcaacgccaatgacccaattacgtcgagcgcaaaagaaccggtgaactgtttttttcaactggtttattgaatcgaactgtcagaaagaactactggtgattcgaaaactaatgcaaccggttcttgactcgtgaacgagtcattatctggctcggctcggtgttcatctctctcttcacagcagttcagtcagcacgcgcagtcttcttaatcgcttgattcgctcaatgatgtgccagcttcatcaaacctaccatctacagttctgtttgtaatggaatgattcgcaacatttttataattgtaacgatgcagcatataaaaaaaatatcggagtaaaagtattaaactcatcgaaaatatgtactgaagtaaaagtggaagtaggagaaaaaaataatactctagtaaagtacagataccgccttttagtacttaagtacagtagtgaagtagttctacttcgttactatacatctctggtctcaagcctcccggttttcatccaaaatttcttaaattgtgttctgaagatgaaacgAAGCCttaacaggtttggaacgacacggtgtaagtgattaatgacaacaattttgggtggagtaaccttttGATTATAAGAGCACATGATTGTATCCTAACACAAAAAGTGCATTATGTAATAGTGCCAAACTAAAAGTTTTAAaggacattttaaataattttaacctTTTGTCATGCTTTCAAAACATTACACTTATTTTGTTGTGTTGATGGCATACTAAAGCAcaggcaaataaattaataatacaaagtgTTCTTTAATAATACAGTTAATATATTacgtactaaattgcaacttcattaaaaatgtgaaattaccaataaatgacatacaagtttcaacAGAAACgtcattaaagtatattttaggtgACCATAATTCATCAGTACATCTCTAACCAAATTTCTAATgtaaagtaattatgaaattttttttcaAGTTCTTATGTATTCACCTATATGGAGAATAACTAAAGCCAACCTTGGTAAATGGATTGAGGTCTCCGTTCAGTGTGGAGGATCGTTCCAGAACGAGTGTAACAGGTCCAGGCAGCAGATCTCTGAGCAGCTCCTCCTTCACAGACACCGAACAGAATCTGGAAGCATTTACAGCACAAACACTGTACTGGGACTGTATCAGAGGGTTATACCATGGTATTCTCTCGTACATTCCATATAAAGTTACGCTTACAACTATGTAACCatggtgcatttttttttaaattgacatgCAACAAAACCATGgtacctttaaaaaaaagtgctcaaaatacactaccattcaaataagTCATTAAATACGTCATACTtttttgcaagtaaaaaaaaatgaaaactccagtcttcagtgtcacatgatcttcagaaatcattctaatatgatgatttactgctcaagaaacatttctgattattgacAATGCTGTTATTATCAAACTTCTGACCAGTAGTGTTGAAGTAGAACTGTGAATAAACCTGTAGATGTCCTGTATTTCTCCGACACAGATGGCTAGAGGTTTGTCTCCAT
Proteins encoded in this region:
- the yrdc gene encoding yrdC domain-containing protein, mitochondrial, with the protein product MVFISFIRSASTRFGFHVHSYTVNRWFKSVSMCKELKTRVVRLPAQSSGDLSSQQQQEWTEILRATVAALKAGQVVAVPTDTIYGLACVAQDSTAVRRVYDIKGRNGDKPLAICVGEIQDIYRFCSVSVKEELLRDLLPGPVTLVLERSSTLNGDLNPFTKLIGVRIPDHPFMRRLCQMCSEPLALTSANVSTQTSTLAASEFEDLWPSLAVVVDGGPIGDKSRLGSTVVDLSVCGRYRIIRPGCALSATVQVLEGKYGLLEDPVNQ